The Sorangiineae bacterium MSr11367 genome window below encodes:
- a CDS encoding ABC transporter ATP-binding protein, with translation MSFVIEVDAVSKLYGSGKSQVRALVDATLKIAPGEFISLIGPSGCGKSTLLRNIADLDQPTHGTIRINGKSPRQARLDREFGMVFQSPVLYEWRTVLRNVLLPLEIMGVPSAEAKEKARAMLRLVGLGAFENHHPWQLSGGMQQRVAIARALVFHPPILMMDEPFGALDELTRERLNHELLNLWQRQEKSTVVFVTHSIQEAVFLSSRVVVMSPRPGKIETIVDIDLPRPRTAEMRDQPRFFELVKEVRHSLREDEPLAVVDGAGA, from the coding sequence ATGAGCTTCGTCATCGAAGTCGACGCCGTCAGCAAGCTGTATGGCAGCGGAAAAAGCCAGGTTCGAGCCTTGGTCGATGCCACGTTGAAGATTGCCCCTGGCGAATTCATCTCGCTGATTGGGCCGTCGGGTTGCGGCAAATCCACCTTGCTGCGCAACATTGCCGATCTCGACCAGCCCACGCACGGGACGATTCGCATCAATGGCAAATCCCCCCGCCAGGCCCGGCTCGATCGCGAGTTCGGCATGGTGTTCCAATCGCCGGTGCTCTACGAGTGGCGCACGGTTTTGCGCAACGTGCTCTTGCCGCTCGAGATCATGGGCGTGCCGTCCGCCGAGGCCAAGGAAAAGGCGCGGGCGATGTTGCGGCTCGTGGGGCTCGGCGCCTTCGAGAACCATCACCCGTGGCAGCTGTCTGGCGGCATGCAGCAGCGCGTGGCCATCGCGCGGGCGCTGGTGTTCCACCCGCCGATCCTCATGATGGACGAGCCCTTCGGCGCCTTGGACGAACTCACGCGCGAGCGCTTGAACCACGAGCTCTTGAATCTCTGGCAACGCCAGGAGAAGTCCACGGTGGTCTTCGTCACGCACAGCATCCAGGAGGCCGTGTTCCTGAGCAGCCGCGTGGTGGTCATGTCGCCGCGCCCCGGGAAGATCGAGACCATCGTGGACATCGATCTGCCGCGCCCGCGCACCGCGGAAATGCGCGATCAGCCGCGCTTTTTCGAGCTGGTGAAAGAAGTGCGCCACTCCTTGCGCGAGGACGAGCCGCTGGCCGTGGTCGATGGGGCGGGAGCATGA
- a CDS encoding ABC transporter permease, whose product MKSTWIREYLPAAFMFVLAIAAWEVLVWALHIQFYLLPAPHVIVETLGEHYPLLVEAGFFTFQEALMGFAVGCGLGVLAAGLASRWPAASEIVLPYAIATSAVPVIALAPLAIVWFGVDQGSKVAIVTMMTFFPTFISALRGLLSPSAASVELMRSYAASDVEIFLKLRLPASLPYIFTAFKVCTTLSMIGAVVSEYFGGRAASLGVYIKSQASLFHTREAWAAIFVACALGIGFYLSMALLERLVVPWHVTFRRN is encoded by the coding sequence ATGAAGAGCACCTGGATACGGGAGTACCTCCCGGCGGCGTTCATGTTCGTGTTGGCCATCGCCGCATGGGAGGTGCTGGTGTGGGCGCTGCACATCCAGTTTTACCTTTTGCCGGCGCCGCACGTCATCGTGGAGACCTTGGGGGAGCATTACCCTTTGCTCGTCGAGGCCGGTTTTTTCACCTTTCAAGAAGCGCTCATGGGGTTTGCGGTCGGGTGCGGCCTCGGTGTGCTGGCCGCGGGCTTGGCGAGTCGATGGCCCGCCGCCTCAGAAATCGTGTTGCCCTATGCGATTGCCACCAGCGCGGTGCCGGTGATTGCGCTCGCACCGCTGGCCATCGTCTGGTTTGGTGTGGATCAAGGGTCGAAGGTCGCCATCGTCACCATGATGACCTTCTTTCCGACGTTCATTTCGGCGTTGCGCGGGCTGTTGAGTCCCTCGGCAGCGTCCGTCGAGCTGATGCGTAGTTATGCGGCATCGGACGTGGAAATCTTCCTGAAACTGCGCCTTCCCGCGAGCTTGCCGTACATTTTCACGGCCTTCAAAGTGTGCACCACGCTGTCGATGATCGGCGCGGTGGTAAGTGAATACTTCGGCGGACGCGCCGCGTCGCTCGGTGTGTACATCAAGAGCCAAGCGAGCCTGTTTCACACCCGCGAGGCGTGGGCCGCCATCTTCGTGGCGTGCGCATTGGGCATTGGCTTCTACTTATCGATGGCATTGCTGGAGCGACTAGTCGTACCGTGGCACGTCACGTTCCGGCGGAACTGA
- a CDS encoding ABC transporter substrate-binding protein: MSRGSILLAASVALGAMALSAAGCSKQDKAAVGESGNAVEKADKVRLQLKWMTQAQFAGYYAAKAKGFYTEEKLDVSILPGGPDIVPEQVVAGGGAEFGIDWLPSLLSAREQGTPLVNVAQVFQHSGMREVSFKSSGIKTPADLKGKKVAVWFGGNEFELLATLDKYGIDRNKDVTLVQQPFDMNLLVTKQVVAAAAMTYNEYKQVLDTGVKPEDLSLIDFNEEGTAMLEDGIFAREDWLAKDPKNKDIAARFLRASLKGWAACRDNANECVDVVLKQSPTLGKDHQAWMMAEVNKLVWGPPAGPEPGMMDKAAFRRTADIALKFKVIKKPAEDSAFTPEIYELAKKK, translated from the coding sequence ATGAGTCGAGGATCCATTTTGTTGGCTGCATCGGTCGCGTTGGGCGCGATGGCCTTGTCGGCCGCCGGATGTTCCAAACAGGACAAGGCGGCAGTAGGTGAAAGCGGCAACGCGGTCGAAAAGGCGGACAAGGTTCGCCTGCAGCTCAAGTGGATGACCCAGGCCCAATTCGCTGGATATTACGCGGCCAAAGCGAAGGGCTTCTACACGGAGGAGAAGCTCGACGTATCCATCCTTCCGGGCGGGCCGGACATCGTGCCCGAGCAAGTCGTCGCCGGCGGCGGCGCGGAGTTTGGAATCGATTGGCTCCCCAGCCTTCTCTCCGCCCGCGAGCAGGGCACGCCGCTCGTGAACGTCGCGCAAGTGTTTCAACACAGTGGCATGCGCGAGGTGTCCTTCAAATCGTCGGGCATCAAGACGCCCGCGGACTTGAAGGGCAAAAAGGTCGCCGTGTGGTTCGGCGGCAACGAATTCGAGCTGCTCGCCACGCTCGACAAATACGGGATCGATCGCAACAAAGACGTAACGTTGGTGCAGCAGCCGTTCGATATGAACCTGCTGGTCACGAAGCAGGTCGTAGCCGCCGCCGCGATGACCTACAATGAGTACAAGCAGGTCTTGGACACGGGCGTGAAGCCCGAGGATCTGTCGCTCATCGACTTCAACGAAGAGGGTACGGCCATGCTCGAGGACGGGATCTTCGCCCGCGAGGATTGGCTGGCCAAAGATCCGAAGAACAAGGACATCGCCGCCCGCTTCCTGCGTGCATCGCTCAAAGGCTGGGCAGCCTGCCGCGACAACGCGAACGAGTGCGTCGACGTCGTGCTGAAGCAAAGCCCCACGCTCGGCAAAGATCACCAGGCGTGGATGATGGCCGAGGTCAACAAGCTGGTGTGGGGTCCGCCCGCGGGCCCCGAGCCGGGCATGATGGACAAGGCCGCATTCCGGCGCACCGCCGACATCGCCCTGAAGTTCAAGGTCATCAAGAAGCCGGCCGAGGACAGCGCCTTCACCCCCGAGATCTACGAACTCGCGAAGAAGAAGTAG
- a CDS encoding DUF1826 domain-containing protein gives MSYAMVRSPDGLDEILHTSINVAVWQRSLSGPLASWLQRVAGAQSFATQTVLDARAPRWEPLLAPLPESAQRAELHRDLRLLFERFVGLTNADAVRASFSVVTTNSCGKFHMDYVGLRLLCTYAGPGTEWVPEHAVNRAAMDQPWEDVTVINRAIVPDARRVRRTRPGHVLLLKGAKFPGNAALGAVHRSAPIEHQGARRIVLVFNEA, from the coding sequence GTGAGCTACGCGATGGTTCGAAGCCCCGACGGGCTCGACGAAATCCTCCATACTTCCATCAATGTTGCCGTCTGGCAGCGCAGCCTCTCGGGGCCGCTCGCATCGTGGCTCCAGCGTGTCGCCGGCGCGCAGAGCTTCGCGACACAGACCGTGCTCGACGCACGCGCACCGCGTTGGGAGCCGCTGCTCGCGCCGCTTCCTGAGAGCGCGCAGCGTGCGGAGCTGCACCGGGATCTACGGCTGCTCTTCGAGCGCTTCGTGGGGCTTACCAATGCAGATGCCGTCCGCGCCTCGTTCTCGGTGGTCACCACGAACAGCTGCGGCAAGTTCCACATGGATTACGTCGGCCTGCGCCTCTTGTGCACGTACGCGGGCCCGGGCACCGAATGGGTGCCCGAGCACGCCGTGAACCGCGCGGCGATGGATCAGCCGTGGGAGGACGTTACCGTCATCAACCGCGCCATCGTTCCCGACGCGCGCCGTGTGCGCCGAACGCGGCCGGGGCACGTGCTGCTCTTGAAGGGCGCGAAGTTCCCGGGCAACGCCGCGCTCGGCGCCGTGCACCGCTCGGCACCGATCGAGCATCAGGGCGCACGGCGCATCGTTCTCGTGTTCAACGAGGCCTGA
- a CDS encoding MFS transporter: MNDVAARMDRLPITRTHRMATFAVGLGLFFDVYEIFLAGVIGQVLVRDFHMPKDWLPALLGSGFLGMAIGSSALGRLADRVGRRRAFLLGLWVYSLFSFIGAFSTGPVMLLATRFLAGIGIGAEPPLADAYMGDLLPAKERGRYTAWAYTLAFFGVPAVGFLGHGLTPLAPLGIAGWRWMFVLGALGSIILYPLRQRLPESPRWLESVGRHDEARALVARLEAEAAGPLPEPVVAVRDAKEREETARLRDLLVPPWRRRLGMMTVFQLLQPFAYYGFGTLVPLVLTAKGYPMKSLQFSAFTFLGYPIGSMISLPIIERFERKYVVAGALALMAIFGIAFGTAVSTVWVLVLGFLYTTTSNVFSNGYHIYQAEIFPTKLRGAACGTTYALSRLSSAAMPFVLVPILDAHGAAALFVVVASVIALNALNITILGPRTTGRALEHI, from the coding sequence ATGAACGACGTGGCCGCGCGTATGGACCGATTGCCCATCACGCGAACGCACCGCATGGCGACCTTCGCAGTCGGCCTGGGCCTCTTCTTCGACGTGTACGAAATCTTTCTGGCCGGTGTGATCGGCCAGGTGCTGGTGCGCGATTTCCACATGCCCAAGGACTGGCTCCCCGCGCTTCTCGGCTCGGGGTTTCTCGGCATGGCCATTGGCTCCAGCGCGCTGGGCCGCTTGGCCGACCGCGTAGGACGCCGGCGGGCGTTCTTGCTCGGCCTTTGGGTCTATTCGCTTTTCTCGTTCATCGGTGCCTTCAGCACGGGCCCGGTCATGCTCCTGGCAACGCGCTTTCTCGCCGGCATTGGCATCGGCGCCGAGCCACCGCTCGCCGATGCGTACATGGGCGATCTGCTGCCCGCCAAGGAGCGTGGCCGCTACACCGCGTGGGCCTACACCCTGGCGTTCTTTGGCGTGCCCGCGGTGGGTTTTCTCGGGCACGGCCTCACACCGCTCGCACCGTTGGGCATCGCCGGTTGGCGGTGGATGTTCGTGCTCGGTGCGCTGGGCTCGATCATTCTGTACCCGCTGCGGCAGCGACTGCCCGAGTCACCACGCTGGCTCGAATCCGTGGGACGGCATGACGAAGCGCGCGCGCTCGTGGCGCGCCTCGAGGCCGAGGCGGCGGGACCACTCCCGGAACCCGTGGTGGCGGTCCGCGATGCGAAGGAGCGCGAGGAGACCGCGCGGCTGCGCGATCTCCTCGTGCCACCGTGGCGCCGCCGCCTGGGCATGATGACCGTGTTTCAATTGCTGCAGCCCTTCGCGTATTACGGATTCGGCACGCTCGTACCGCTGGTTCTCACGGCGAAGGGATATCCGATGAAGTCGCTGCAGTTCAGCGCCTTTACCTTTCTTGGCTATCCCATCGGCTCCATGATTTCGCTTCCCATCATCGAGCGCTTCGAGCGCAAATACGTGGTGGCCGGCGCACTCGCCTTGATGGCCATCTTCGGTATTGCCTTTGGCACGGCGGTGTCCACAGTATGGGTGCTCGTTCTGGGATTTCTCTACACCACCACCAGCAACGTCTTTTCCAACGGCTACCACATCTACCAGGCAGAAATTTTCCCCACCAAGCTTCGCGGAGCAGCCTGCGGCACCACCTACGCCCTCTCACGGCTCTCCAGTGCGGCCATGCCCTTCGTGCTCGTCCCCATCTTGGACGCCCACGGCGCCGCCGCCCTCTTCGTGGTGGTCGCCTCGGTCATCGCCCTCAACGCATTGAACATCACCATCCTCGGTCCCCGCACCACGGGCCGCGCGCTCGAGCACATCTAG
- a CDS encoding sigma-70 family RNA polymerase sigma factor, translated as MMNKPFGAGFPKTPPSAVIGVRSPDPVQRTQSLKIISRSYWKPIYKYVRLRWRKPPAEAEEITQEFFARALERTTFQSYDPGQARFRTFVRMCVDRLVVDMDRQHLAKKRGGEVTLLRLDFGLAEEEIEREAPVADPEAVFDAEWVKSLVETAVESLRTVCEREGRKVHFRAFELFHLRDDAERSTYETIASTLGISIGDVNNRLSYARREFRAALLEALRDCTGSEQEMQDEARIVLGLSL; from the coding sequence ATGATGAATAAACCGTTTGGTGCGGGCTTCCCCAAGACTCCGCCCTCAGCGGTTATCGGCGTCCGGAGCCCGGACCCGGTGCAGCGAACGCAGTCGCTCAAGATCATTTCGAGATCGTATTGGAAGCCGATCTACAAGTACGTCCGCCTTCGCTGGCGCAAGCCCCCCGCCGAGGCCGAGGAGATCACGCAGGAGTTCTTCGCGCGTGCACTCGAGCGTACGACGTTCCAATCGTACGATCCGGGCCAAGCGCGATTTCGCACCTTCGTTCGCATGTGCGTCGATCGTCTCGTCGTCGACATGGATCGTCAACACCTCGCCAAAAAGCGCGGTGGCGAAGTGACCCTTCTTCGGCTCGATTTCGGTCTTGCGGAAGAGGAGATCGAGCGTGAAGCTCCAGTCGCCGATCCCGAGGCCGTGTTCGACGCGGAGTGGGTAAAGTCCCTGGTCGAGACCGCGGTCGAATCGCTTCGCACGGTTTGTGAGCGTGAAGGAAGGAAGGTCCACTTTCGCGCCTTCGAGCTCTTTCACCTGCGCGACGACGCGGAGCGCTCGACCTACGAGACCATTGCCTCCACGCTCGGCATCTCGATTGGGGACGTCAACAACCGCCTTTCGTACGCACGCCGAGAGTTCCGCGCTGCGTTGCTCGAGGCACTTCGGGACTGCACTGGAAGTGAGCAGGAGATGCAGGACGAAGCGCGGATCGTGTTGGGGCTTTCCTTGTGA